In Paenibacillus hexagrammi, the following are encoded in one genomic region:
- a CDS encoding glycoside hydrolase family 127 protein — protein MEKIRIRDDFWDRYTALVRETVIPYQWDALNDRIEDAAPSYAIRNFRIAAGLENGEFGGMVFQDSDLAKWLEAVGYSLASHPDPKLECIADEVIDLVAMAQHENGYINTYFTIKEPGNEWTNLHDCHELYCAGHMMEAAVAYYQGTGKRKLLEVMCKFADHIDTIFGTDEGKLQGYCGHQEIELALVKLFEVTGESRYLKLSQYFIDQRGQEPNYLIAEWERRGRTSYWQEGVTAKPDPRYNQSHLPVREQREAVGHSVRAVYMYTAMADLARLTGDEGLITACRSLWNNVTKKQMYITGGIGSTHHGEAFSFDYDLPNDTIYAETCASIGLIFFAQRMLRLERKSEYADVMERALYNNVIGSMSQDGKHYFYVNPLEVWPEASRNNPGKHHVKSVRQKWFGCSCCPPNVARLLSSLNDYIYLVDQSERTVYVNLYIGSEASFKLSDGGFSIKQQSALPWDGIVSFDIESVPVGSVTLALRLPSWCSGKAELSLNGQPISYEMKDGYAQITNVWQQGDHVEWNLPMQAQWIAAHPFIRANAGKVALQRGPLVYCLEEIDNLSPLSSLSVSPSGKLVELDDRDLLSGAVVIQGEGFASSRADWEEELYRPLSDSNSVKPMNWKAVPYYLWGNRGEGEMSVWLRRAGN, from the coding sequence TTGGAGAAAATTCGAATTAGGGACGATTTTTGGGATCGATATACGGCACTTGTGCGTGAGACTGTTATTCCTTATCAATGGGATGCTTTGAATGATCGGATCGAGGATGCTGCGCCCAGCTATGCCATTCGCAATTTTCGGATTGCCGCAGGACTGGAAAATGGAGAGTTTGGGGGCATGGTCTTTCAAGACAGTGACCTTGCAAAGTGGTTGGAGGCCGTAGGGTATTCGTTAGCGTCTCATCCTGATCCGAAGCTTGAGTGCATAGCGGACGAGGTCATTGATCTGGTTGCAATGGCTCAGCATGAGAACGGTTACATCAACACGTACTTTACCATCAAAGAGCCTGGAAACGAATGGACGAATTTGCATGACTGCCACGAGCTATACTGTGCAGGCCATATGATGGAAGCAGCTGTGGCTTATTATCAAGGAACCGGCAAAAGAAAGCTGCTGGAGGTCATGTGCAAATTCGCGGATCATATTGACACGATTTTCGGTACGGACGAAGGTAAGCTTCAGGGGTATTGCGGCCATCAAGAAATCGAACTGGCATTGGTGAAATTATTCGAAGTGACGGGCGAGTCCCGGTATTTGAAGCTCAGTCAATATTTTATTGATCAGAGGGGGCAGGAACCGAATTACTTGATCGCGGAGTGGGAACGCAGAGGACGCACCAGCTATTGGCAGGAGGGGGTGACTGCGAAGCCTGATCCTAGGTATAATCAGTCTCATTTGCCGGTTCGGGAGCAGCGGGAAGCTGTGGGTCATTCGGTCAGAGCGGTGTATATGTATACGGCGATGGCCGATCTTGCACGTTTGACTGGGGATGAAGGGCTGATTACCGCTTGCCGCAGCTTGTGGAACAATGTAACCAAAAAGCAGATGTATATCACGGGAGGAATCGGTTCAACGCATCACGGCGAGGCTTTTTCCTTCGATTATGACCTGCCGAACGATACAATCTATGCAGAAACCTGCGCATCCATCGGTTTAATCTTCTTTGCACAGAGGATGCTGCGTCTAGAGCGGAAGAGTGAATACGCCGATGTCATGGAGCGTGCGCTTTACAATAACGTGATCGGCAGCATGTCACAAGACGGCAAGCATTACTTCTATGTCAATCCGCTAGAAGTATGGCCGGAGGCCAGCCGAAATAATCCGGGCAAGCATCACGTCAAATCTGTTCGGCAAAAGTGGTTTGGCTGCTCCTGCTGCCCTCCCAACGTGGCAAGGCTGCTTAGTTCGCTAAACGATTACATCTATTTGGTGGATCAGTCTGAACGTACCGTGTACGTGAATTTATATATAGGAAGTGAAGCATCCTTCAAGCTGTCTGACGGGGGTTTTTCGATCAAGCAGCAATCGGCACTGCCATGGGATGGCATAGTAAGTTTTGACATCGAATCTGTACCTGTTGGCAGTGTCACTCTTGCACTTCGGCTGCCAAGTTGGTGCAGCGGGAAAGCGGAGCTTTCGCTTAACGGACAGCCGATTTCATATGAGATGAAGGACGGTTATGCCCAAATCACCAACGTTTGGCAGCAGGGTGATCATGTGGAATGGAACCTGCCTATGCAAGCTCAGTGGATCGCAGCGCATCCGTTCATCCGGGCCAATGCCGGCAAAGTAGCACTGCAGCGGGGACCGCTCGTTTACTGTCTGGAAGAGATTGATAACCTGAGTCCCTTATCTTCGCTTTCTGTTTCTCCGAGCGGTAAGCTTGTGGAACTTGATGACCGTGATCTGCTGAGCGGTGCGGTCGTCATTCAGGGAGAGGGCTTCGCTAGCTCGAGAGCAGATTGGGAAGAGGAGTTGTACCGGCCCTTGTCGGATTCAAATTCTGTGAAGCCAATGAACTGGAAGGCTGTTCCCTATTATTTATGGGGGAATAGAGGCGAAGGAGAAATGAGCGTCTGGTTAAGAAGAGCGGGAAATTGA